CTCACGATTCAGCAGGTTGGCCACCGCCGCGGGCGTTCCCTTGGGGGCGAACATCGCGAACCAGCCGTCGGTGTCGAACTTGAAGCCCTGCTCGGTCATGGTCGGCACCTCGGGCGAGGCCGGCATGCGGGCCGAACCACTCACGGCGAGCGCGCGGATCTTGCCGGCCTTGATCAGCGGCAGCGAGGACGTCACGTCGACGAAGGCGATCTTGACGCTGCCGTTCATCACGTCGCCGAAGATCTGCTGCATGGCCTTGTACGGGATGTGATTGATCTCCATGCCGGTCTGCTTCTCGATCGCGGCCATGACCAGGTGGCCGGACGAGCCGATGCCGAAGGTGGCGTAGTTGTGCCTGTTGGGCTGCGACTTGACCAGGTTCACCAGCTCCTTCATGTCCTTGGCGGGAAAGTCGGGCGAAACGACCAGGAAGACGCCGCCGGAACCGATCTGGGCCACCGGCGCCAGGTCCTTGGTCACGTCGTAGGCCGGCTTCTTCGGCATGGCCTGCGCCATCACGGTGAACGACGCCGCGGTCATCAGCAGCGTGTGGCCGTCGGGCGGCGCATTGAGCACCGTGTTCGCGGCGATCGAACCGTTGCCGCCCGGCTTGTTCTCGATGACGACGGGCTGCTTGAGGGAGTGCTGCATGCGGTCGCCGATCAGGCGCGCGAGGATGTCCATGCCGCCTCCGGGAGCCCCGGCAGCGACGATGCGGATCGGCTTGTTCGGGAAGGCGCTCTGCGCCCATGCGGGCGCACTCGCCAAGGCGCCGGCGGCGGCCAGGGCGAGCACCGCGCGGCGGCTCAGGGTGTTGCGGGAATGGTGGATAGCCATGCTTGCTTGTCTCCGTTGTGTCAGGACTTGAGGGCGGCATCGAGCATGGGCAGCGCGAGCTCCATGGATTCGATGCCCTGCAGGCTGACGATCTTCAGAACGTCGAGCACTTGCTCGCGGGTGGCGCCGAGTTCGAGCGCCGCCTGGATGTGGCGCTGCGTGCCGTGGCCGTACAGGTGGGTGATCGCGGCGTCGCCGGAAATGCACAGGAATTCGATCCACAGCGGGGACAGCACCCCGTCGGTCCACAGGGGCAGCCCCATGGCGAGGAAGCGCTCCAGCCACACCGGGTCCCAGCGCGACAGGGTTTCCCACAGCGGGTTGAACATGCCGCGCGCGCGCACCACATCCGTCACCGGCGTCGCCGGCTTGTCCGCCGCCGCCGGATCGGCGATGTTGCGTTTGGCGAGTTCGGCCTCGAGCATGGGCACGCCCAAGGCCAGCGCGTGGATGCCGATCACTGCGGCCAGCTTGAACACCGCCAGGATCTCGGTGCGCGAAGCGCCGGCGTCCAGCGCCGCGCGCACGTGACGCTGCACGCCGGGGGCGTACAGGTGCGTGGCGGTGACGTCGATGTTCAGCCGGATCAGCGCGACCAGCTTCGGGTCCAGCGTGGCGCCGGCACTTTGCCGGTCCAGCGCGGCCCAGGCCGTGGCCCAGGCCGGGTCCATGGCGTGGAGGCGATCGAAGACTTGAGGATTCATTCCAGGTTTTCTCAAAGAGGCATCAGGTGCGAGCGGTGCTGCTCGCGCAACTTCAGCTTGTGCACCTTGCCGGTCGCAGTGAGCGGCAGGGCCTCGGTGAACAGCACGTCGTCGGGGATGGCGAACCTGGCGACCTTGCCGTCGAAGAACTTGAGCAGTT
Above is a window of Ramlibacter tataouinensis DNA encoding:
- a CDS encoding Bug family tripartite tricarboxylate transporter substrate binding protein, encoding MAIHHSRNTLSRRAVLALAAAGALASAPAWAQSAFPNKPIRIVAAGAPGGGMDILARLIGDRMQHSLKQPVVIENKPGGNGSIAANTVLNAPPDGHTLLMTAASFTVMAQAMPKKPAYDVTKDLAPVAQIGSGGVFLVVSPDFPAKDMKELVNLVKSQPNRHNYATFGIGSSGHLVMAAIEKQTGMEINHIPYKAMQQIFGDVMNGSVKIAFVDVTSSLPLIKAGKIRALAVSGSARMPASPEVPTMTEQGFKFDTDGWFAMFAPKGTPAAVANLLNREIANALAAPELQARLLQFNMANPPRKTPEQFAQTIRDDLKVWTKIVQDNKITPED
- a CDS encoding carboxymuconolactone decarboxylase family protein encodes the protein MNPQVFDRLHAMDPAWATAWAALDRQSAGATLDPKLVALIRLNIDVTATHLYAPGVQRHVRAALDAGASRTEILAVFKLAAVIGIHALALGVPMLEAELAKRNIADPAAADKPATPVTDVVRARGMFNPLWETLSRWDPVWLERFLAMGLPLWTDGVLSPLWIEFLCISGDAAITHLYGHGTQRHIQAALELGATREQVLDVLKIVSLQGIESMELALPMLDAALKS